Proteins encoded together in one Dehalococcoidia bacterium window:
- a CDS encoding CaiB/BaiF CoA-transferase family protein translates to MAETFLSGVRVIEAGESRAVGFAGKLLADLGAEVWLLEAPGRGNRLRRRRPLLPNGVGGLFAFLARGKRSVSVDLELEDGQELTRRLADAADGVIADRAAWGRIEPGGAGLCPTAPRSIVTISSRGAPHADIPESEFVDALEGGIGYMTPGRVEDPLREYPLDLAGGGQASYVGGLYGAIAFLHGLALGRATGETVRNDVSLQAAAASMMVLNLPWWEYAGIVPSRLRAAGRPTRSVAGFVRVKDGRVSISMIEEHQWDGLLRALGAPEWAALPAFATQLSRSAHWEALRACLEDELKDTPAQEVMERCQAQNVPVFVVREMEAVLASVHERARGFFAPSEPDGVLLPTNPWLIDGAPVSAHGRSPALGEHTLEALRLLGMDVDDFDFFREAGVV, encoded by the coding sequence CAGCGGCGTGCGCGTGATCGAGGCGGGCGAGTCTCGCGCTGTCGGCTTCGCCGGCAAGCTGCTGGCCGACCTCGGCGCCGAAGTCTGGCTGCTGGAGGCGCCTGGCCGCGGCAACCGCCTGCGCCGGCGGCGGCCGCTGCTGCCCAACGGCGTCGGCGGCCTGTTCGCCTTCCTCGCCCGCGGCAAGCGCAGTGTCTCGGTTGACCTGGAGCTGGAGGACGGCCAGGAGCTGACGCGACGCCTCGCTGACGCTGCCGACGGCGTGATCGCCGACCGCGCCGCCTGGGGCCGCATCGAGCCGGGTGGCGCCGGCCTGTGCCCCACGGCGCCGCGCAGCATCGTCACCATCTCCTCGCGTGGGGCGCCGCACGCGGACATACCGGAGAGCGAGTTTGTCGATGCGCTCGAGGGCGGCATCGGCTACATGACGCCCGGCCGAGTCGAGGATCCGCTGCGAGAGTATCCGCTCGACCTGGCCGGCGGCGGCCAGGCGTCCTACGTCGGCGGGCTCTACGGCGCGATCGCCTTCCTGCACGGCCTCGCGCTCGGCCGCGCCACGGGCGAAACGGTGCGCAACGACGTGTCACTGCAGGCCGCGGCCGCCTCGATGATGGTGCTTAACCTGCCCTGGTGGGAGTACGCCGGCATCGTGCCCAGCCGCCTGCGCGCCGCCGGCCGGCCCACGCGCTCCGTCGCCGGCTTTGTGCGCGTCAAGGACGGCCGCGTCTCGATCTCGATGATCGAGGAGCACCAGTGGGACGGGCTGCTGCGGGCGCTCGGGGCGCCGGAGTGGGCCGCCCTGCCCGCCTTCGCCACGCAGCTTTCACGCAGCGCCCACTGGGAGGCGCTGCGCGCCTGCCTCGAAGACGAGCTCAAGGACACGCCGGCGCAGGAGGTGATGGAGCGCTGCCAGGCGCAGAACGTGCCGGTGTTCGTCGTGCGCGAGATGGAAGCGGTGCTCGCCTCCGTGCACGAGCGGGCACGCGGCTTCTTCGCGCCCTCCGAGCCGGACGGCGTGCTGCTGCCGACCAATCCCTGGCTGATCGACGGCGCTCCCGTCTCCGCGCACGGCCGCAGCCCGGCCCTGGGCGAGCACACGCTGGAGGCGCTGCGGTTGCTCGGCATGGACGTGGACGACTTCGACTTCTTCCGCGAGGCAGGGGTGGTATGA